The sequence TCACGGGCTGGACCTGGCTCATTGTGGGGGTGGGGCTGGCGCTGGTGGTGCTGGCCATTGGTACCGGGCCGGAAGGGAGCGGCGTCCGGGTCAATCTGCGCATTGGGGGGCTGCTCTTCCAGCCGTCGGAACTGATCAAATACGTGATTATCCTGTTCCTGGCGGGCTTCTTCGCGGCGCACGAAGAGCAGCTTCGTAACCTGCCCGACATCCGCTGGCGGTTCCGGGTCAATGTCGGCGCGTTTCTGGCGACAGGTACATTGATGGCGATTTATTTGCTGCTGGGCGACATGGGCCCGGCGCTGGTGGTGGGTTTCACCTTTCTGCTCTTTTATACCATTGCCCGGAACACGCTGGGTATTACCCTGGTCACTGGCGCGGCCTACGGGCTGGCGCTGGCGTTTCTGCCGGGCGCACTGGCTACGCTGGTGGGTATTGTGGTGGCACTGGCCTTGCTCATCTGGCAGGGACACGCCCGCTCGACGACGGCGCTCGGCTGGCTGGCCTTGTTGGCCGAGGGGCCGATGCTGCTCATTCTGGTCATTGCGGCCTTTGCTTTTGGTGATCTGTTGCCAGTGGTGGGCGACCGCCTGGCCGACCGGAAAGCCATGTGGCTCAGCCCCTGGAACAACGACGTCTACGGTGGCGATCACCTGGCGCACAGCTTCTGGACAATGGCCACCGGTGGCTGGACCGGGCAGGGGATGGGGCGGGGTTATGCCAACGCGATGCCCGCCGCCCATACCGACATGATTCTGCCCTCGCTGGCCGAAGAGATGGGTTGGGCGGGGCTGGTATCGGTCTGCCTGCTGCTGTTCGTGCTGCTCCACCGCACGTTGCTGCACGCCCGCCGGGCCGGGCAGCCGTTCAGTTTTTATTTGGCCGCCGGTATCGCGCTGGCTACGGGCGTGCAGTTTCTGATCATCGCGGGTGGGTCGCTGGGCCTGCTGCCCCTGACGGGCATTTCGGTGCCGTTTCTGAGCTACGGCAAGGTGTCGATGATCATCAACCTGACGGCGATGGGCGTGGTGTTTGCCATTGCCAGCCGGCCGGGGCAGGCGCTGCAACACGCGTATCTTGAGCAACATTACGACCCCGTGCTGGCTACGGGGATCGCGGGTTTTCTGGCGGGTACGTTGGTGCTGGCTGGCAAAGCGGCCGACGTGGCGCTCATCCGCTGGGACAACTACATTGTTCGGCCCGCGCGCGTGGTGGGGCGCAATGGTCTGCCAGTGTACAGCTACAACCCGCGCATTGGGCGGCTCACCGATGCGCTGGCGGCGGGTACGTTGTATGACCGGAAAGGGCTGGTCCTGGCTACGAGTTCGCCCGATACGGTGCAGCGCAATCTGCCCAAACTCCGGCAGGTGGGGCTCGACACGCGCCGCATGACGATGCTCTCCAACCGGCGCGCCGAACGCTATTATCCGTTTGGCAACCACATGTTTTTCTGGGTGGGCGATGCCAACACGAAATTGTTCTGGGGGCAGCAGAACGGCTTTTTTGCCGAAGCCAGCCATCTTAGTGACCTGCGTGGTTTCGACAACCGCCCGCGTAAAATGCCGCTGCTGACCACCGACTACCGCGCCGACCGGTTTACGCCCGCCGTGCCGCGTCAGCTCACCCTGCCCCTCTACGACTACAGCGAGCTGGCTCCGGCCATTCGGGGTGGGCTGGAAAGCCGCGAAGTGGCCGAGCGGCGGGCCCGCAACCGCGATCTGTACCTGAGCGTCGACGCAAGCTTGCAGGTCGAATTGCAGAAGGCACTCGCCGAATCGAAGTACAATGGCCATCGGCTGTCGGTGGTGGTGATGGACAGCAAATCAGGCGAAGTGCTGGCCTCGGCCCTACACCCGCTCCCCGACCTGACGCGCCCCGAAGAGATGAGCCTACCCGACCGTGACCGGCTACAGCTGCCCTATCTGGTGACGGAGCGCGACCTGGCCATGACGTACCCAACGGCTCCCGGTTCAACGGCCAAGATACTGACGGCCACCGCGGGACTCAACCGGCTGGGTATCGACGGCGTACAAACCAAATTTGCCATTAGCTGCGGCGAAATCATCCGGCGGGGTGTGGCCGAAAGCGAGCCCTGCGGTGGGTACGTCGACATGCGCACGGCCATCGTCCGGTCGAGCAACGTGTACTTCATCCGGCTGGCCAACGAACTGGGCCTGGATAACGAAATGGCTGATCTGTACCTGGCTACCGGTATGAACGTCGACTACGTGGGGGGCTATTCGTTTACAGACCCGCATACCGCCACCGAACGGAAAGAAATCCTCAAGCACTGGCACGATTCGTCGTTTGTGGTGCGGCGCAAACTGTATCAGCAGATTCGGTATCCGCGCCGCTATCGGGGCGAATTTTCGGGACTGGCCTGGGGGCAGGGGCAACTCACCAGCACCCCGATGGCGCTGGCGCGGATGGCCGGTGCCATTGCCAACGGCGGTGTCATGCAGCCGTCGAAATACGTGGTAAAACGGGCGGGGCGCAACGTACCTGCCGAAGCAGGCGTGGCCATCGCCAAACAGCCGAGCTACGCCGAAACCTTGCAGGCGTTCATGATCGAGCAGTCGAACCCCGGCGGGCGGGCCAAAATCACCGACGCTAAAGTGGCGGGCAAGACGGGTACGCCCGAGCGTATTCTGCTGGGCGAGAAGATCAACGACGGCTGGTATGTCTTCTTCGCCCCCACACCCGATGGTAAGTCGAAAACCGTCACTTGCGTGCGGATCGAGATCACCAAGTCATCGGCCAACGCCGTCGAACTGGCCAACACGGTGGTGGCACCCATCCTGAAAAAGCGGGGCTATCTGGGTACGTTCTGAACACAAGTACGTTGGCAGGTACGTGTCCGACACGTACCTGCCAACGTCAACTACTTCGTTCGGGTAACGCGGAAAAATCCCTCGATATGGGCTGTTCCGCTGAAGTCTTCGCCAGGGCGCATAATACCCGCTTTGGCCAGATCAAATTTACCCGTCACCAGCTTGCCAACCTGGCCAAACTGACTAAGGGTGAGGTGGCCAGGGCTGGGATAGGCGTTTCTACCGACGCGGTAATAGTGCACGTATACCAACGCCCCACCCTGGGCGGATAGCTGGAACACAGGCCCGGTATCGTCGGTGCGCCATGCCTGGCTGACACCACCAGTTAGTACAAAGTCAAGGTCGTGACTTTTGTCGAAGGGCGGATTGTGCTGCGTGATGGTGACACCTACGGGATTTCCATTGTCTATGCCCCCGCCCGTCATCATAAACATCGTTCCTTTCGCCGGCTCTTTGGGATCAGACAGGAGCTGGCCTCCCTGCGACACTTTCACGTTGACCCAGGGACCGCCATTAATGCGGTAGGTAATACCCTCATCGCCGATGTAGATGTTCGATACCAGCCAGAGTTCTTTATACATATTGCCATCATCGCCGACCGTCGGCCCCTTGAGTTTGACCGTCACGGCAACGGGGTTCCGGGCTGGAGGCGTAGAGGGCGCATAGTACAGCGCTTCCCACTTAAGCGGGTTCAACAGCCCTGCCCCAACAAGTTTCCAGCTGTTATAATCAATAACACTTGAGAGCGGTTCAAAAGGCTCAGGTACGTCGGTATCCTGAACCGGCGGTATCGTAACGGCCGCATCAAGCAAACTTACCTCTAGCCTCAGGTTATCACCCGGTTTCACAAAACCGACGTTGGGCGTCAGCAACGCCCGTTCCAGTAACGCCCAATCGCTGAAGTGGGTCGTTTCAACGCTCACCGTATGGGTAACCGTATCCACCTTGCTTTTAGCGGCCAGTCGCCAGATGCCTTTATCGCTTTGATAAGCCAGCGCCAACGCTTCGGCAACGGTGCCATCCAGGGTTTCGGGATCATAACGAACACGGATCGTAACGGGCTTTTTGAACGTGATGCCGTGCGGTGCCAGCCGGAAACCCGTGCCCAGCCCTTGCGGGCCGGTATTGGTGATTGGCTGGGCACTAAACGCCTGACTACGTTCGACAGCCCCCGCCGGGACGTTGATGGTCAGGCGTTCGTCAGGGGAGGTCAGGTTGCCACCCGCCGGGCCGATGGTGGCAGTGGTGGCTTCGCCCAGCAACGTACCCACGGGGCACACTTTGCCGGGGCGCGTTTGGGGCTGTTCCGGTACGTTGGGTACGTCGGGAGCGACGACGTCGGCCTCTTTTTTACAACCTACCGACAGGGCAGTAAGCAGCAGTCCGAACAGCAGGGCATACAACTTGGTCATGGTTCATTCGTCGTTGTTGGTTACGCTGCCAAAGTTGCCGGGTGGCGGTTGCGTAGGGAATGACAAATGCCATGAAACGGAAAAAGTCGCCGTCGAAACGACTGGCTGTAGCGCAGAAGTACCGAGACGAATAGGGTAGACGCTCTGGCCACCCGTATTTTCTGCTAGTAGCCAGAAACGACCCGTTTTAAGATGCCAACCCTGTCCCGTTTTATCAGTTGTTTTTGTTTCATTATAGCCGTTGGCCTAAGCGCGGCCGCCCAACCAACGGCCCCCAAAAGCGCCGTCGTGCCCAGAATGCGGGTGATCGTCGATAATGATTTCAGCGGTGATCCAGATGGCCTGTTTCAATTGGCCCATCTGTTGCTGTCGCCCTCGGTTGACATACGAGGTATCATCGGCTCTCATCTGAAGGTGGGTGATGGCTTCGATAGGTCGACTACGCAGGCCGACAATGCGGCTCGCAAAGCGGGCGAACTCATCCAACTACTGGGCGTGAAAAGCACGATACCCGTGCTGGCTGGCTCCAATACGGCCTTGCCCAACGACAGTACGCCTATCCGAAACGAAGCGGTTGAACTGATTCTCCGGGAGGCCGCGCGAACCGACACCAAGCAGCCGCTGTATGTGTTGTGCGGAGCGGGGCTTACCGAAATCGCCTCGGCCATGCTGGTTAACCCGCAACTGGCCAGCAAATTGACGTTGATCTGGATCGGTGGTCCCGAATACGCTGATCTGGCTCTGCCGCCGCCCAACTATTCCGACCCGGAGTATAACCTGAACATCGACATAGCGGCGGCCCGCGTAATTTTCAACCGCTCTACCATACCGCTATGGCAGGTGCCCCGGAACGCCTACCGGCAGTGTCTGGTGTCATATGCGCAGTTGCTGACAAAGGTGAAGCCGATGGGCCCCGTTGGTCAGTACCTCACGACTGCGCTGGAGGAGCTGATGCGCCGGATCCAGCCGTTTTACAACATCGGCGAAACCTACGTGCTGGGCGACAGCCCGCTGGTGCTGCTGACCGCGCTGCAATCATCGTTCGAGGCCGATCCGGCGTCCAGTGACTACGTCGTCAAACAGGCACCCGGCATCAGCCCGGCGGGGGGCTACGTCTATAATCAGCGGGGGCGTTCGATCCGCGTCTATACCCGCCTCGACACTCGCTTGTTGTTTGATGATTTCTTTGCAAAGCTCGAACTGATGCCCCGTGCGCGCTGAACTGATCGGCCTGGAAACTGGCACGTTGGGGTCAAAAGAGGCTTAACTGGCCTTCGGTGGGATTTCGGCGCGATCCTTCGTGCTCCAGAAGCCATTGCTTGCGCCAGAGGCCGCCCGCGTAGCCCGTGAGGTTGCCGTTGGTCCCGATGATCCGGTGGCAGGGTACGACCACCCACAGCGGATTGCGTCCGTTGGCGGCGGCTACAGCCCGAATGGCCTTTTCGTCGCCCAACTGCCGGGACAGGGCCAGATACGACATGGTTTGGCCGTAGGGAACCTCGCGCAGAGCATCCCAGACCCGTCGCTGAAACTCCGTACCGATCGGATTGATGACAAAGTCGAATGATTGGCGCTCACCGTTGAAATAGGCTGTGAGCTGATCGTAGGCCGCCTGAAGCGGGTCGGGTAAGTTCCTGACCAGCGGCAAATCAGGCAGGGGCTCGTCGAGAACAGAGATCGCCGTGACGCCTGATTTATCGCCGGTTATACGGGCCGTACCGATGGGAGTGGACAGAAAAATGTGCATGACGAAGCCAGTTTAACAGGCTTGCCGACGCTGCCTCGCCAGCCCGTTCTACGAACGGATCAGGCCTGAGCGCCAACTGTTGACTGGCAACCTAAATTACGCAAAATGCTGCTCCAGTACATCTTCGAGCATCGCTTTCGTCAGGGGTTTGTTTCGGTAACCCGTTACTTCGTTGTATTGCCCCGCCCGGTTCACGTCGGCCGGGTTAAGCGATGTAGTCAGCATCATCACTACCACGTTGCTTTTCAGGTTTTCGGGCAGCTGATGGTATTCTTCCAAAAACTCAAACCCATTCATGCCGGGCATATTGATGTCGAGCAGAATCACTTCGGGACGGATGTAGTCGGGCGATGCTGTGTTGTTGAGATAAGCCAGCGCGTCGGGGCCACTTTCGGCCACACGGACGGCATCGCAACGCCCCCAGTCGTTAATGACTAGTTGGTGAATATAATTATCGTCGGGATCGTCGTCGATCAATAAAACGCAGGACAGTTTTTTCTCCATAGGTAGTTGAGCCAATGCTTTGTCAGTTACCGGTTTCGCCTATCCCGATGAGGAGGTAACTAGGCCGGGAGATAACCCCCGGTGCGAGCCGGTTTAGGTGAAACGAACGAAAGGCAAATGTTTCCCAAAAAATGAGTTATCGACCGACAAGATAGTGGGAGGCTCGTGTACTTGACCGCTTTCTTTCTAAAGAGAGCGTCTTTCGAGCGACTGACCGGGAGACCAACTCCTAAGTAGCTCGGAAGACGGTTAACCTTGGTGGTTTTCGTTGCGCTCGCGGATACGCTGCGCTACGTCATCGGCATCGGGGAGATCGAGGCCGGGAGTCTCGGGGAGGGGCGTGGGGCCATTTTGGCCGTCAGGCCCGGCGCCGGTACTGGTTGTGCCGCCCAGCGTGTTGCTATCGGGCAGGTCTTGTTCGGTTTCTTCGGTTGGCTTCATGACGTTGACTACAAGCGGATTAGTTAACGATTAGGACTCAAAAGCCAGCCGATACCGGCGATAAACCGTGTTGAGCGGCAGGCGAAGCCGGCACAACAGCAACAAGCCTTTGGTGAGGTAATCGAGGGGTTCAATTTGCGCTAGTAGTCTACCGAAACGCCGGGCCAGCTCGTATTGTTCAGCGTAAAAACTTTTCCGAATGAACTGCCGAATCCGGCTGGCCAACGCCGCCAGTTCATCCGACGACCGGCACAGGCCCAGCGCTTTCTGGCAAACCCGGTAGGTCGATTCGAGCAGTTGATTGCCCCGTTTGGTCACCTGTGCGCCGAGCGAATTGGGCAGGCGGCGCTTGTAAGTCAGCACTTCGTCGAGGTAGGCGTACCGGTGCGTCCGGGCCGAACGTACCCAGAAATCGAAATCTTCGTAGGCCAGTGACTCGTCATACCCACCCAGGGTCGTCAGCAAATCGCGGCGCATCATCATGGTGGGCGTGTTGATGAAATAGCGGCTCAATACCTCCCGGAACACGTCGCCCGTAGGCACAAATTGCGTGGTATGCCCATCTGGCCCAACGGGAAAATGGAGCCCGGTTTGCCTGCCCTGCTCGTCGATGTAGGCCGCGTTTGAAAACACAACGCCATAGTAATCGGGCAGGGATCGAAACTGCTCGACCTGCTTGGCAACCCGATCGGGCAGAAGCACGTCGTCGGCAGCTAGATCGATAATAAACTGCCCCGTCGACCGGCGCAGCCCCTGATTAAACGCCTGGCACAAGCCCCGATTGCTGGTGTTCTGGATAAAGTGTGCGCGGGGATATTGCTTGCAGAAATTCCGGATAACAGCCCCTGAGCCGTCTGAACTGCCGTTGTCGATGATAATTAACTCCAGATTGGCGTAGGTCTGCGCGGCGACCGATTGCAGGCAGTCGTTGACATAATTGACGTGGTTGTAACAGGTGCAAATGACACTGACCCACGGCATATGCTGATTCAGAAACGTCGCCATCGGGATAGCGACAGCCGGTTCGGAAAGACGTTGAGGCGTCATAGAAAGTAGGGCGCACTGTTGATTACGTATACATAAATCTAGCGGCCTACCGGGTTATATGAAGGTATTTTTGAGCAACCGGAAAATTTTACCCCTTTTTCGGAGGGCTACTCATAATTGGCCCAGTTTTTGGTTATTCAGCTACCCAGGAAGCGGGCAGGATAGCCAGTCCGGTTTCCGGCCTAGCTCCTATTTCACATTTATGGGTTAGGGTTTGCAAACGCCACTTCACGAGTTGGAGGTGGCGTTTGTTGTTTTCTGCGTCACAGAGGGGTTTCGGTCGCCTTCCAGGTCATACAGACAAACGTTGATTTCAAACCCGATAATCAGCAGCAGCGACACCAGGTTGATCCAGATCATCAGGGCGATGAGCGTGCCAATGGAACCGTACACCTTGTTGTATGACCCAAAATTGGAAACGTAATAGGAAAAGCCGAGCGTCGTCAGCACGATCAGCACCGAGGCGGTAACGGAGCCGGGTGTGATAAAGGCCCACTTCATGTGCACGTCGGGGCCATACCGATAGATGATCAGCAATACGCCCACGAACACGGCAAACACCAGCAGGTAGCGGGCGATTTTGAGCACGAAATACACGATCTCGTTGCTGAAAAAACCGTACTGAGCCAGGTATTCGATGATGACCCCGCCCACGACCAGCAGCGTAATGGCCAGAAACAGGGCCAGAGCGAGCGTGATGGTGAGCCCAACAGCCACGAGCCGCTTGCTCAGGAAGGTGCGCTCCTCGTCGATTTCATGCGATGAGTTGAAGGCGTTCATAAGCGCCACCATGCCACTGGTAGCCGAATACAACGCCAGCAGAAAGCCAAACGACAGCACGCCGCTGCGGGGGCGGCTGATGATGTCTTGGATGGTAGCGCCTACGGTGTCGAACGTACCCCCCGGCAGCACTTCCGCGAAGAAATCCATGATCTCCTGCTCATTGATGCTGGGCATGTAGGGGATCAGCGTAAACAGAAAAATAAACGTCGGAAAGACGGCGAGCATCAGGTTGAAGGCCACCGAAGAGGCCCGCTCGGCCGTATCGTTATCCAGGATTTTGTCGACCAGCCGGCACAGGAACTCGTACCAGCTGTTTTTAGAATTCAGGGCGGTGCTGTTTTTCAGCCGGGTGCGGGTTCCTTTCAACGCCGACAGGCTCATCAGCTGCTCAAACAGGTTGGGAGCAGCGCTAGGTCTGTGCCGCTTGATTAATTTCATGCTCGAAAAACGGTTTCAGGTGTTCGAGCAGGCCCGGCGGGGCGGCACACAGGCGCCCGGTATCGGCCCGCTGAAACACCAGGGTGGTCTGTCCAGTATGTAACAATTCGCCGGCCTCATTGCGGATGGCGTACTGAAAAATAATGCGGGCGCGGGGCAATTCGGGGATGGTCACCTCCACCGTCAGCAGGTCGTCGTACCGGGCGGGCTTCAGGTAGCGCGAGGTGTTTTCGTATACCGGCATCAGTACGCCCGTGGCTTCAAGTGCCTTGTAGGCAAACCCCAGACTACGCAGCGCCTCGACCCGGCCGATCTCGTAAAAACGGGCATAGTTGCCGTAATACACGTACCCCATCTGGTCGGTATCGGCATAACGTACCCGAAACGGTGGAACAAGGAACGTGAACATGGGGGAGAGGGGGAAAGGAGAATAGGGAGGAATGGTAGAAAGGAGGAGAGGGAGGAAGGGGGCAGGTAATTCCTTCTCCATCCTCCCTCTCTTCCTTTCTACCATTCCTCCCTATTTCATGATTTTTCGTTGGTTCAGCGCTTGCTGGTAGATGCGGGCGTTGGCCAGGTGCTCGGTCATGTTGCGCGAGAACGTGTGGTAGCCTGAGAAATCAGCTTTGGCGACGAAAAACAGGTAATCGTGCTTTTCGGGATTCAGTACCGCGTCGATGGCGCTGGGCGGCGGCAGGTTAATCGGGCCCGGCGGCAAACCTGCGTAACGGTACGTATTGTAGGGGCTGTCGAAGGCCAGGTGCTTGTTGAGCACACGACGGATGGTAAAATCATTGTTGGCAAAGACAACGGTAGGGTCCGCTTCGAGCTTGATTCCGCGTTCCAGCCGGTTGAGGTACACGCCCGCCACGCGCGGCTGCTCGTCGGACTTGATGGTCTCGGCCCGCACAATCGACGCCAGCGTCTGCACCTGCGTTTGCGACAGCCCCAGGGCGGCGGCTTTGGCTTTCCGGTCGGCCGTCCAGAATTTTTTGTATTCGGTCGCCATCCGATCCATAAACGCGGCTGGTTTCACCGTCCAGAACAGTTCATACGAATTCGGGATGAACAGACAGACGATGGTGGTGGTATCGAACCCGTATTTCTGGCACGAATCGGCATTGTTCAGAATCGGGCGGAGGCCTTCGGGACCAAAGGCAAACCGGCTGCCGACTTTTTCTATCAGGTCATTCTTCAGGCGGATATTGTTGAACGTCAAGGTGATAGGGTCCTGGCTGCCGCTGCGAAGTTTGGCAATGGCGTCGTAGTTGCCCATATCCGGTCTGATGCGGTAATGGCCTGCTTTGACCCGCTCGGGGTATTTCATCAGCTTCGCCACAAACCGAAACGACATTTCGTTGTCGAGCATCTTGTGCGCCTTCAGCGAGTCGATCACCGATTCGTAGATGGCCCCTTTCGGAATATAAAGCGAGAACGACTCGGCCGCGCTGTCTTTGTCGGCGCGGGTGTTCAGGTTCGGCGTTTTGATGAGCTGCCAGGTGTAGAACGAAAACGAAACGAAAAGTACCGTGAAAGCTACGTAAAGACCGATTTTGGTATTTCGGGAAAGCGTCATGATCGATAAGGATGGCTCGGCAGGATGGTCGAATGCCACTACAAAGGTACAGCCTTGCCAGAAACCGTTTATCACTATCTCATGCAACCTTTTACCCAACCGCTGCATCTTGTGCGTAATCAGACTGCTATGAAAACACTACTCACTCTTTTGACCATCAGCCTGGCCACAGCTCCCCTGTTGGCCCAAAGCTGGAAACAGAACCGGCCCGTCGCCAACATCAGCAGCCTGCGCGCGAGTGCGGGCGTCGACGTGTTCCTGCGGCAGGGCAACACCGAATCCCTGACGCTCGACGTGAAAGGGTTCGACGAAGACGAGGTGATTGCCGAGGTGCGCGACGGACAACTCAACCTAAGCCGGCGGCAGCGGAGCGGCATAAACGGGTTCAGCTTCGGCCGGAGTCAATACATCAAAGCCTATGTAACGGTGCGCCAACTGGCCAACATCGAGCTATCATCGGGCTCGGATCTGGAAGGCGAGACCGACCTGCGCGCCGATAACCTGACGGTTAAGGTGAGCAGCGGCGCCGACATGACCCTGCGGGTAAACGCCCAAACCCTGACGATAACGGTCAGCAGCGGGGCCGATGCCAACCTGAGTGGTTCGGTGGGCAAGCTAACGGCTGCCGCCTCGGGTGGGGCCGACCTCAAGGCCGATCAGCTCCGGGCCGACATTTGTTACGCCGAAGCATCGGGTGGGGCCGATGCCCGGGTCTATGGCGCCAAAGAGCTCTACCTGCGCGCCTCGGGTGGCGGCGACGTCACCTACCGGGGGCCGGGCCGCGTGATGGCCCGGAAAGAATCGGGCGGCGGTGATATCAACGAAGACTA comes from Fibrella aestuarina BUZ 2 and encodes:
- a CDS encoding FtsW/RodA/SpoVE family cell cycle protein yields the protein MKNPSFHHERVYLLAATLLLLVLFIRLFFNLQPTLNQTADAYTNGSALNLRAGVKSGPIRSLLTSGRYYADPRDVELIADSLPAKLQQAQREGTDRLDNVGAINKRGFAIAVPRAWQSPIGGTDFNSRLRLSRYQMGFDSVLYVTELRRPKPYASTVGTGGLTLSGIVQDNADEPRPMADVLVQLRRHRPGDSNADPTAEEVDRDERTYARTDANGRFSFGGLAPGSGYSVLPLRPGFEFGARRGSPNLTGSTEFTFTGRTHTLRPIGAVVYGQLKEDHAFTVRTPGEFRLFFWGVVGAFLVSFWLVHFFWTYRRFHPDALLLPVLLLLTGISVLTLLSIQDPLQDTFYGAEAVQGVALGLLGLAFLSQLNVGKLYTKWWFDPLVTFRSRATFRLTGWTWLIVGVGLALVVLAIGTGPEGSGVRVNLRIGGLLFQPSELIKYVIILFLAGFFAAHEEQLRNLPDIRWRFRVNVGAFLATGTLMAIYLLLGDMGPALVVGFTFLLFYTIARNTLGITLVTGAAYGLALAFLPGALATLVGIVVALALLIWQGHARSTTALGWLALLAEGPMLLILVIAAFAFGDLLPVVGDRLADRKAMWLSPWNNDVYGGDHLAHSFWTMATGGWTGQGMGRGYANAMPAAHTDMILPSLAEEMGWAGLVSVCLLLFVLLHRTLLHARRAGQPFSFYLAAGIALATGVQFLIIAGGSLGLLPLTGISVPFLSYGKVSMIINLTAMGVVFAIASRPGQALQHAYLEQHYDPVLATGIAGFLAGTLVLAGKAADVALIRWDNYIVRPARVVGRNGLPVYSYNPRIGRLTDALAAGTLYDRKGLVLATSSPDTVQRNLPKLRQVGLDTRRMTMLSNRRAERYYPFGNHMFFWVGDANTKLFWGQQNGFFAEASHLSDLRGFDNRPRKMPLLTTDYRADRFTPAVPRQLTLPLYDYSELAPAIRGGLESREVAERRARNRDLYLSVDASLQVELQKALAESKYNGHRLSVVVMDSKSGEVLASALHPLPDLTRPEEMSLPDRDRLQLPYLVTERDLAMTYPTAPGSTAKILTATAGLNRLGIDGVQTKFAISCGEIIRRGVAESEPCGGYVDMRTAIVRSSNVYFIRLANELGLDNEMADLYLATGMNVDYVGGYSFTDPHTATERKEILKHWHDSSFVVRRKLYQQIRYPRRYRGEFSGLAWGQGQLTSTPMALARMAGAIANGGVMQPSKYVVKRAGRNVPAEAGVAIAKQPSYAETLQAFMIEQSNPGGRAKITDAKVAGKTGTPERILLGEKINDGWYVFFAPTPDGKSKTVTCVRIEITKSSANAVELANTVVAPILKKRGYLGTF
- a CDS encoding nucleoside hydrolase, whose translation is MPTLSRFISCFCFIIAVGLSAAAQPTAPKSAVVPRMRVIVDNDFSGDPDGLFQLAHLLLSPSVDIRGIIGSHLKVGDGFDRSTTQADNAARKAGELIQLLGVKSTIPVLAGSNTALPNDSTPIRNEAVELILREAARTDTKQPLYVLCGAGLTEIASAMLVNPQLASKLTLIWIGGPEYADLALPPPNYSDPEYNLNIDIAAARVIFNRSTIPLWQVPRNAYRQCLVSYAQLLTKVKPMGPVGQYLTTALEELMRRIQPFYNIGETYVLGDSPLVLLTALQSSFEADPASSDYVVKQAPGISPAGGYVYNQRGRSIRVYTRLDTRLLFDDFFAKLELMPRAR
- a CDS encoding methylated-DNA--[protein]-cysteine S-methyltransferase codes for the protein MHIFLSTPIGTARITGDKSGVTAISVLDEPLPDLPLVRNLPDPLQAAYDQLTAYFNGERQSFDFVINPIGTEFQRRVWDALREVPYGQTMSYLALSRQLGDEKAIRAVAAANGRNPLWVVVPCHRIIGTNGNLTGYAGGLWRKQWLLEHEGSRRNPTEGQLSLF
- a CDS encoding response regulator, which encodes MEKKLSCVLLIDDDPDDNYIHQLVINDWGRCDAVRVAESGPDALAYLNNTASPDYIRPEVILLDINMPGMNGFEFLEEYHQLPENLKSNVVVMMLTTSLNPADVNRAGQYNEVTGYRNKPLTKAMLEDVLEQHFA
- a CDS encoding glycosyltransferase → MTPQRLSEPAVAIPMATFLNQHMPWVSVICTCYNHVNYVNDCLQSVAAQTYANLELIIIDNGSSDGSGAVIRNFCKQYPRAHFIQNTSNRGLCQAFNQGLRRSTGQFIIDLAADDVLLPDRVAKQVEQFRSLPDYYGVVFSNAAYIDEQGRQTGLHFPVGPDGHTTQFVPTGDVFREVLSRYFINTPTMMMRRDLLTTLGGYDESLAYEDFDFWVRSARTHRYAYLDEVLTYKRRLPNSLGAQVTKRGNQLLESTYRVCQKALGLCRSSDELAALASRIRQFIRKSFYAEQYELARRFGRLLAQIEPLDYLTKGLLLLCRLRLPLNTVYRRYRLAFES
- a CDS encoding YihY/virulence factor BrkB family protein, translated to MKLIKRHRPSAAPNLFEQLMSLSALKGTRTRLKNSTALNSKNSWYEFLCRLVDKILDNDTAERASSVAFNLMLAVFPTFIFLFTLIPYMPSINEQEIMDFFAEVLPGGTFDTVGATIQDIISRPRSGVLSFGFLLALYSATSGMVALMNAFNSSHEIDEERTFLSKRLVAVGLTITLALALFLAITLLVVGGVIIEYLAQYGFFSNEIVYFVLKIARYLLVFAVFVGVLLIIYRYGPDVHMKWAFITPGSVTASVLIVLTTLGFSYYVSNFGSYNKVYGSIGTLIALMIWINLVSLLLIIGFEINVCLYDLEGDRNPSVTQKTTNATSNS
- a CDS encoding acyl-CoA thioesterase, which codes for MFTFLVPPFRVRYADTDQMGYVYYGNYARFYEIGRVEALRSLGFAYKALEATGVLMPVYENTSRYLKPARYDDLLTVEVTIPELPRARIIFQYAIRNEAGELLHTGQTTLVFQRADTGRLCAAPPGLLEHLKPFFEHEINQAAQT
- the mltG gene encoding endolytic transglycosylase MltG gives rise to the protein MTLSRNTKIGLYVAFTVLFVSFSFYTWQLIKTPNLNTRADKDSAAESFSLYIPKGAIYESVIDSLKAHKMLDNEMSFRFVAKLMKYPERVKAGHYRIRPDMGNYDAIAKLRSGSQDPITLTFNNIRLKNDLIEKVGSRFAFGPEGLRPILNNADSCQKYGFDTTTIVCLFIPNSYELFWTVKPAAFMDRMATEYKKFWTADRKAKAAALGLSQTQVQTLASIVRAETIKSDEQPRVAGVYLNRLERGIKLEADPTVVFANNDFTIRRVLNKHLAFDSPYNTYRYAGLPPGPINLPPPSAIDAVLNPEKHDYLFFVAKADFSGYHTFSRNMTEHLANARIYQQALNQRKIMK
- a CDS encoding head GIN domain-containing protein, with the translated sequence MKTLLTLLTISLATAPLLAQSWKQNRPVANISSLRASAGVDVFLRQGNTESLTLDVKGFDEDEVIAEVRDGQLNLSRRQRSGINGFSFGRSQYIKAYVTVRQLANIELSSGSDLEGETDLRADNLTVKVSSGADMTLRVNAQTLTITVSSGADANLSGSVGKLTAAASGGADLKADQLRADICYAEASGGADARVYGAKELYLRASGGGDVTYRGPGRVMARKESGGGDINED